In the genome of Saccharomonospora viridis DSM 43017, one region contains:
- the paaA gene encoding 1,2-phenylacetyl-CoA epoxidase subunit PaaA yields the protein MTLEAQFERTLAKDQRIEPRDWMPDAYRATLIRMIAQHAHSEIIGMQPEGNWITRAPSLRRKAILLAKVQDEAGHGLYLYSAAETLGVDRSELTEKLISGKQKYSSIFNYPTLTFADVGVIGWLVDGAAICNQVPLCRSSYGPYARAMIRICKEESFHQRQGYELLMTMMRGTEEQRRMVQDATDRWWWPSLMMFGPPDAESPHTAQSMAWKIKRHTNDELRQRFVDMTVPQAEALGVTLPDPQLKWNPERGHYDFGEIDWAEFKRVLAGQGPCNAQRLARRRAAHENGAWVREAAAAYAAKQAGRRAA from the coding sequence ATGACACTCGAAGCGCAGTTCGAACGCACCCTGGCCAAGGATCAGCGCATCGAGCCGAGGGACTGGATGCCCGACGCCTATCGCGCCACGCTGATCCGCATGATCGCGCAACACGCGCACTCGGAGATCATCGGCATGCAGCCGGAGGGCAACTGGATCACCCGGGCGCCGTCGTTGCGGCGTAAGGCGATCCTGCTCGCCAAGGTGCAGGACGAGGCGGGACACGGGCTGTACCTGTACTCGGCGGCCGAGACCCTCGGCGTGGACCGGTCGGAACTGACGGAGAAACTGATCTCCGGCAAACAGAAGTACTCGTCGATCTTCAACTATCCGACGTTGACCTTCGCCGATGTGGGAGTCATCGGCTGGTTGGTGGACGGCGCGGCCATCTGCAACCAGGTGCCGCTGTGCCGCAGCAGCTACGGCCCGTACGCGCGGGCGATGATCCGCATCTGCAAGGAGGAGTCGTTCCACCAGCGGCAGGGCTACGAACTGCTGATGACGATGATGCGGGGCACCGAGGAACAACGACGCATGGTGCAGGACGCCACCGATCGCTGGTGGTGGCCGTCGCTGATGATGTTCGGCCCACCCGACGCCGAGTCGCCGCACACCGCGCAGTCGATGGCGTGGAAGATCAAACGCCACACCAACGACGAACTCCGACAGAGGTTCGTCGACATGACGGTGCCGCAGGCCGAGGCGCTGGGCGTGACCCTGCCCGACCCGCAGTTGAAGTGGAACCCCGAACGGGGGCACTACGACTTCGGTGAGATCGACTGGGCCGAGTTCAAACGCGTTCTCGCGGGACAGGGGCCGTGTAACGCGCAGCGGCTCGCGCGGCGACGCGCGGCCCACGAGAACGGTGCGTGGGTCCGGGAGGCGGCCGCGGCGTACGCGGCGAAGCAGGCGGGCAGGAGGGCGGCATGA
- the paaZ gene encoding phenylacetic acid degradation bifunctional protein PaaZ, with product MERATPLLRSYIGGGWRTAEDEGTPLRDAVTGDQVARISSKGIDRAAALDYGRRVGGPALRELTFHQRAALLKALASHLREHRDELYALSARTGATQGDSKFDVDGGIGVLFSYASKGRRELPNDTVYLDGAVEPLGKGGTFVGQHVCTPLRGVAVQINAFNFPVWGPLEKFAPAFLAGVPSLIKPASQTAYLTEKLVELMIDSGLLPDGSLQLLCGDAGDLLDHVTSQDLVSFTGSAATAQRLRAHPTIVRNAVRFNAEADSLNCSILGPDATPGTPEFDLYVSQLVTEMTVKAGQKCTAIRRAFVPAELLDDVAQAVSERLAKVTVGNPADPEVRMGALASLEQREEVRRSLKALQDAGRIVFGDPDHVDVVDADPQRGAFLSPVLLRADDPERAEPHEVEAFGPVSTLLPYTSVEQVVELAARGQGSLAGSVVTGDADFAREVVLGAAPWHGRLLVLDTDNARESTGHGSPLPMLVHGGPGRAGGGEEMGGIRGVLHHMQRTAVQASPAVLTAVGGRWVAGAPRSEGVHPFRKSLAELRIGDSVVAGPRTVTADDVAHFAEFTGDTFYAHTDQVAAEANPLFGGIVAHGYLVVSFAAGLFVSPEPGPVLANYGLENLRFLTPVKPGDELTVTLTAKQITPRENADYGEVRWDTDVTNQRGESVAKYDVLTLVAKENPR from the coding sequence ATGGAGCGCGCGACACCGTTGTTGCGAAGCTACATAGGCGGTGGCTGGCGCACCGCCGAGGACGAGGGCACGCCGTTGCGCGACGCCGTGACCGGTGACCAGGTCGCGCGCATCTCCTCGAAGGGCATCGACCGCGCCGCCGCCCTGGACTACGGCCGTCGCGTGGGCGGTCCGGCGCTGCGGGAGCTGACCTTCCACCAACGGGCCGCGCTGCTGAAGGCCCTGGCCTCCCACTTGCGGGAGCACCGCGACGAGCTGTACGCGTTGTCGGCGCGAACCGGTGCCACCCAAGGGGATTCGAAATTCGACGTCGACGGCGGCATCGGCGTGCTGTTCTCCTACGCCAGCAAGGGCAGGCGCGAACTGCCCAACGACACCGTCTACCTCGACGGTGCGGTGGAACCGCTGGGCAAGGGCGGCACGTTCGTCGGCCAGCACGTGTGCACCCCGCTGCGAGGCGTGGCCGTGCAGATCAACGCGTTCAACTTCCCCGTATGGGGGCCGCTGGAGAAGTTCGCGCCCGCGTTCCTGGCCGGCGTGCCGAGTCTGATCAAACCCGCGAGCCAGACCGCCTACCTCACCGAGAAACTCGTGGAATTGATGATCGACTCGGGACTGTTGCCCGACGGCTCCCTGCAATTGCTGTGCGGTGACGCGGGTGACCTGCTCGACCACGTGACCAGCCAGGATCTGGTGTCGTTCACCGGTTCGGCGGCCACGGCGCAGCGGCTGCGCGCGCATCCGACGATCGTGCGCAACGCGGTGCGGTTCAACGCCGAGGCGGATTCGCTCAACTGCTCGATCCTCGGTCCGGACGCCACGCCGGGCACGCCGGAATTCGACCTCTACGTCTCCCAGCTGGTCACCGAGATGACGGTGAAGGCCGGGCAGAAGTGCACCGCGATCCGGCGAGCGTTCGTGCCCGCCGAACTGCTGGACGACGTCGCCCAGGCCGTGAGCGAGCGGTTGGCGAAGGTCACGGTGGGAAACCCGGCCGACCCCGAGGTCCGGATGGGGGCGCTGGCCAGCCTCGAACAACGCGAAGAGGTGCGCCGTTCGCTGAAGGCGCTGCAGGACGCGGGACGCATCGTGTTCGGCGACCCCGACCATGTCGACGTCGTCGACGCCGACCCGCAGCGCGGCGCGTTCCTGTCCCCGGTACTGCTGCGGGCCGACGACCCCGAGCGGGCCGAACCGCATGAGGTGGAGGCTTTCGGTCCGGTGTCGACCCTGCTGCCCTACACCTCGGTCGAGCAGGTCGTGGAACTGGCGGCACGAGGCCAGGGCAGCCTGGCCGGTTCGGTCGTCACCGGCGACGCCGACTTCGCGCGGGAGGTGGTGCTCGGCGCGGCTCCGTGGCACGGCAGGTTGCTGGTGCTCGACACCGACAACGCCAGGGAGTCCACAGGGCACGGTTCGCCGCTGCCGATGCTGGTCCACGGTGGTCCCGGCCGGGCGGGCGGCGGTGAGGAGATGGGCGGTATCCGTGGGGTGCTGCACCACATGCAACGCACGGCCGTGCAGGCCAGCCCCGCGGTGTTGACCGCGGTCGGCGGCCGGTGGGTGGCCGGCGCGCCGAGGTCGGAGGGTGTCCACCCGTTCCGCAAGTCGTTGGCGGAGTTGCGGATCGGCGACTCGGTGGTCGCGGGTCCTCGCACCGTCACCGCCGACGACGTCGCGCACTTCGCGGAGTTCACCGGCGACACCTTCTACGCCCACACCGACCAGGTCGCCGCGGAGGCCAACCCGCTGTTCGGTGGCATCGTGGCGCACGGCTACCTGGTGGTGTCGTTCGCGGCGGGACTGTTCGTGTCGCCGGAACCGGGCCCGGTGCTGGCCAACTACGGGTTGGAGAACCTGCGGTTTTTGACACCGGTCAAACCGGGTGACGAGTTGACCGTGACGTTGACCGCCAAGCAGATCACCCCGCGTGAGAACGCCGACTACGGCGAGGTGCGCTGGGACACCGACGTCACCAACCAGCGCGGGGAGTCGGTGGCGAAGTACGACGTGCTGACGCTCGTCGCGAAGGAGAATCCGCGATGA
- a CDS encoding 3-hydroxyacyl-CoA dehydrogenase family protein: MGVPGSVGVIGGGRMGAGIAQVFATHGAAVSVVESDESAAVAARERIAEGLAKAAERGKLSRQPDVILERVTVLGDLTRLPAEAELVVEAVPERVELKIDVLTRAESVVSDHAVLASNTSSLSITELGAALREPRRFLGMHFFNPVPPSKLVEVVTAPQTDETVTRRVRDWVRALGKTDVVVRDSPGFATSRLGVLLGLEAIRMLEEGVADAEAIDNAMELGYRHPMGPLRSTDLVGLDVRLAIAEYLHSTLGERFAPPRLLRDKVAAGELGRKTGRGFFEWR; this comes from the coding sequence ATGGGAGTGCCCGGCTCGGTCGGGGTGATCGGCGGTGGGCGCATGGGCGCCGGCATCGCCCAGGTGTTCGCGACCCACGGGGCAGCGGTATCCGTTGTGGAGAGTGATGAGTCGGCGGCTGTCGCGGCGCGGGAGCGGATCGCCGAGGGACTGGCCAAGGCGGCCGAGCGCGGCAAGCTGTCCCGGCAGCCCGACGTGATCCTGGAGCGGGTGACGGTCCTCGGTGATCTGACACGGCTTCCCGCGGAGGCCGAACTCGTCGTCGAAGCGGTGCCGGAACGTGTCGAGCTCAAGATCGACGTACTGACCCGCGCCGAGTCCGTCGTGTCCGACCACGCGGTCCTGGCCAGCAACACCAGCTCGTTGTCCATCACCGAACTCGGTGCCGCCCTGCGCGAGCCGAGGCGTTTCCTCGGAATGCACTTCTTCAACCCGGTGCCGCCGTCGAAGCTGGTCGAGGTGGTGACCGCGCCGCAGACCGACGAGACGGTGACCCGCCGGGTGCGGGACTGGGTGCGGGCACTCGGCAAGACCGATGTCGTCGTCCGCGACTCGCCGGGATTTGCCACCAGTCGGCTCGGGGTCCTGTTGGGACTGGAGGCGATCCGGATGCTCGAGGAGGGGGTCGCCGACGCCGAGGCCATCGACAACGCGATGGAGCTCGGTTATCGCCACCCGATGGGACCGTTGCGCTCCACCGACCTGGTGGGTCTCGACGTGCGATTGGCGATCGCCGAGTACCTGCATTCCACCCTGGGGGAACGCTTCGCGCCGCCGCGGTTGCTGCGCGACAAGGTCGCGGCGGGCGAGTTGGGTCGTAAGACGGGACGCGGTTTCTTCGAGTGGCGGTGA
- the paaI gene encoding hydroxyphenylacetyl-CoA thioesterase PaaI: protein MLDADTASASLGIDVVKARDGHAVARMRVTERMVNGHGIAHGGFLFLLADTTFACACNSHGPVTVAAGAEISFITSARLGDELVATASERTRYGRNGIYDVTVHRETPTGREVIAEFRGRSRTVGQVQ, encoded by the coding sequence ATGCTCGACGCCGATACCGCCTCGGCCTCCCTCGGCATCGACGTCGTGAAAGCCCGGGACGGACACGCGGTCGCACGGATGCGCGTGACCGAACGGATGGTGAACGGACACGGCATCGCCCACGGCGGATTCCTGTTCCTGCTGGCGGACACGACCTTCGCCTGCGCCTGCAACAGCCACGGACCGGTGACGGTGGCCGCCGGGGCCGAGATCTCCTTCATCACCAGCGCCCGACTCGGCGACGAGCTGGTCGCCACGGCCTCCGAGCGCACCCGCTACGGCCGCAACGGCATCTACGACGTCACCGTGCACCGCGAAACCCCCACAGGCCGGGAGGTCATCGCGGAATTCCGGGGACGCAGCCGCACCGTCGGACAAGTTCAATAA
- the paaK gene encoding phenylacetate--CoA ligase PaaK, with amino-acid sequence MAIPHNDVPSATRLGTAPSPAELSPAERLSVDELRAHQLERLRWTLRHAYENVPLYRRKFDEAGVHPDDCTDLADLAKFPVTTKDDLRKTYPFGMFAVPRERVRRIHASSGTTGKPTVVGYTEADIDTWATLIARSIFAAGGRPGHKVHIAYGYGLFTGGLGAHYGAEKLGCTVIPASGGMTARQVQLINDLQPEIIMVTPSYLLTLIDEFERQGIDPRSTSLRVGILGAEPWTERMRAEIEERLDLDAVDIYGLSEVMGPGVAQECVETKDGLHVWEDHFYPEVIDPVEGTVLPDGETGELLLTSLTKEALPIIRYRTRDLTALRPGTARPAYRRMDKITGRSDDLIILRGVNVFPTQIEKIVLDTAGLSPHFQLRLSRKDRRDQLTVVVEARADASADRRAVAATEVATRIKDGIGVTVDVEVVDPETVERSVGKFRRVIDRRPSD; translated from the coding sequence ATGGCCATCCCGCACAACGACGTGCCGAGCGCCACGAGACTGGGAACCGCACCGAGCCCGGCCGAGCTGTCCCCCGCCGAACGGCTCAGCGTGGACGAACTGCGCGCCCACCAGCTGGAGCGGCTCCGCTGGACCCTGCGTCATGCGTACGAGAACGTGCCGCTGTACCGCCGGAAGTTCGACGAGGCCGGAGTCCATCCCGACGACTGCACCGACCTCGCGGACCTGGCGAAGTTCCCCGTCACCACCAAGGACGACCTGCGAAAGACCTATCCGTTCGGCATGTTCGCCGTCCCCCGGGAACGGGTGCGCCGTATCCATGCCTCCAGCGGCACCACGGGTAAACCGACCGTCGTCGGCTACACCGAGGCCGACATCGACACGTGGGCGACGCTGATCGCCCGGTCCATCTTCGCCGCGGGTGGCCGGCCGGGGCACAAGGTCCACATCGCCTACGGCTACGGCCTGTTCACCGGCGGCCTCGGCGCGCACTACGGAGCCGAGAAACTCGGCTGCACCGTCATCCCCGCCTCCGGCGGCATGACCGCCCGCCAGGTGCAGCTCATCAACGATCTGCAACCCGAGATCATCATGGTCACCCCGTCGTATCTGCTCACGTTGATCGACGAGTTCGAACGTCAGGGGATCGACCCCCGGAGCACGTCACTGCGGGTCGGCATCCTCGGCGCCGAGCCGTGGACCGAACGGATGCGCGCCGAGATCGAGGAGCGTCTGGACCTCGACGCGGTCGACATCTACGGGCTGTCCGAGGTGATGGGGCCCGGCGTGGCCCAGGAATGCGTCGAGACCAAGGACGGACTGCACGTCTGGGAGGACCACTTCTACCCCGAGGTCATCGACCCGGTCGAGGGGACCGTGCTGCCCGACGGTGAGACCGGTGAACTGCTGCTCACCTCCCTCACCAAGGAAGCGCTGCCGATCATCCGGTACCGCACCCGCGACCTCACCGCGCTGCGCCCGGGCACCGCACGCCCCGCCTATCGGCGGATGGACAAGATCACCGGCCGCAGCGACGATCTGATCATCCTGCGCGGGGTGAACGTGTTCCCCACCCAGATCGAAAAGATCGTGCTCGACACCGCCGGGCTCTCCCCCCATTTCCAGCTCAGGTTGAGCAGAAAGGACCGCAGGGACCAGTTGACGGTGGTCGTGGAGGCACGCGCCGACGCCTCGGCGGATCGCCGTGCCGTGGCCGCCACCGAGGTCGCCACCCGGATCAAGGACGGCATCGGCGTCACCGTCGACGTCGAGGTCGTCGACCCCGAGACCGTCGAACGCTCGGTCGGCAAGTTCCGTCGGGTGATCGACCGACGTCCGAGTGACTGA
- a CDS encoding TetR/AcrR family transcriptional regulator → MTGTPPNRPAKRGRPGYDLETVLGVAVKLFNERGYDGTSMEDLSRKLGITKSAIYHHVPSKQELLRLAVNRGLDGLFAEVDKLDEVEGHAIDKLEYLVRASVRVLVEQLPFVTLLLRVRGNTKVERDALARRREFDRIVSELVSKAAADGDLRPDVDPATAARLLFGMVNSLVEWYRPRGGVGADALADTVVAVAFDGLRVREKD, encoded by the coding sequence ATGACCGGTACACCTCCGAACCGACCCGCCAAACGGGGCAGGCCGGGCTACGACCTGGAGACGGTGCTCGGGGTGGCGGTCAAGCTCTTCAACGAGCGCGGCTACGACGGCACGAGCATGGAGGACCTCTCCCGCAAGCTCGGCATCACCAAGTCGGCCATCTACCACCACGTGCCGAGCAAGCAGGAGCTGCTGCGGTTGGCCGTCAACCGGGGCTTGGACGGCCTGTTCGCCGAGGTCGACAAGCTCGACGAGGTCGAGGGACACGCGATCGACAAACTCGAGTACCTCGTGCGCGCGAGCGTGAGGGTGTTGGTCGAGCAGTTGCCGTTCGTGACGTTGCTGCTACGGGTGCGGGGCAACACGAAGGTGGAGCGGGACGCGCTGGCCCGGCGCCGGGAGTTCGACCGGATCGTCTCCGAATTGGTCAGCAAGGCCGCCGCGGACGGTGACCTGCGCCCCGACGTCGATCCGGCGACCGCCGCTCGGTTGTTGTTCGGCATGGTCAACTCTCTGGTCGAGTGGTACCGGCCGCGTGGTGGGGTCGGGGCCGACGCGTTGGCCGACACCGTCGTCGCCGTGGCGTTCGACGGGTTGCGAGTGCGCGAAAAGGACTGA
- a CDS encoding chorismate-binding protein, with protein sequence MPSNDGTRGPKNGKWSPGKGHPLPKNSTPHRYRTRRNALADHRGNTPARAFLLRLGGIEATGFSPDTVLNTTANGWTAIHVLAGTSALADNDAHNALLRENLLRETKEIYEHAISVKSALEDLGRVCVAESLAAENFMTVRGRGSIQHLSSRVIGRLSQDRTAWDAFDAVFPAVTALRFISPYARR encoded by the coding sequence ATACCGTCGAATGATGGAACACGCGGTCCAAAGAATGGAAAGTGGTCCCCCGGAAAAGGTCATCCCCTCCCGAAGAATTCCACTCCACACCGATATCGAACTCGCAGGAACGCCCTCGCCGACCACCGTGGAAACACACCGGCGAGGGCGTTCCTGCTACGACTCGGTGGGATCGAGGCGACCGGATTCAGCCCGGACACCGTGCTGAATACGACCGCGAACGGATGGACGGCGATCCACGTGCTCGCGGGAACCAGCGCACTCGCTGACAACGACGCGCACAACGCACTGTTGCGAGAGAACCTGCTCCGCGAAACCAAAGAGATCTACGAGCACGCAATCTCGGTCAAATCCGCTTTGGAGGATCTCGGGCGTGTCTGCGTAGCAGAATCGCTCGCTGCCGAGAATTTCATGACCGTGCGTGGACGGGGATCGATCCAGCACCTCAGCTCCCGGGTCATCGGACGGCTCTCGCAAGACCGCACCGCATGGGACGCCTTCGATGCCGTGTTCCCCGCCGTCACCGCGTTGCGATTCATCTCGCCGTACGCTCGACGTTGA